In one Corallococcus sp. EGB genomic region, the following are encoded:
- a CDS encoding TetR/AcrR family transcriptional regulator produces MSPKSAPRKAAVPVRRTQAERRESTRRKLLDATLETLVEQGYARLTTVEVAKRAGVSQGALFTHFETKEELLAVAVEHLFPRLIQDFLAGVGARPSGKDRVGAAVDMLWAAYQRPELQAAIELYVAARTSPELQKALAAVDGPHRQNMHRVARELFPDVAATHPDFDDVVELALDAVQGAAVGGAARPSDPAHRRMLDTLARFMRVAFAPRD; encoded by the coding sequence ATGTCCCCGAAGTCCGCCCCCCGGAAGGCCGCGGTCCCGGTGCGCCGCACGCAGGCGGAGCGCCGCGAGTCGACGCGCCGCAAGCTGCTGGACGCCACCCTCGAGACGCTGGTGGAGCAGGGCTACGCGCGGCTGACGACGGTGGAGGTGGCGAAGCGGGCGGGCGTGTCGCAGGGGGCGCTCTTCACGCACTTCGAGACGAAGGAGGAGCTGCTCGCGGTGGCGGTGGAGCACCTGTTCCCGCGCCTCATCCAGGACTTCCTCGCGGGCGTGGGCGCGCGGCCCTCCGGCAAGGACCGCGTGGGCGCGGCGGTGGACATGCTGTGGGCCGCCTACCAGCGGCCGGAGTTGCAGGCCGCCATCGAGCTGTACGTCGCGGCGCGCACCAGCCCCGAGCTTCAGAAGGCGCTGGCGGCGGTGGACGGGCCGCACCGCCAGAACATGCACCGCGTGGCGCGCGAGCTGTTCCCGGACGTGGCCGCCACGCACCCGGACTTCGACGACGTGGTGGAGCTGGCGCTGGACGCGGTGCAGGGCGCGGCGGTGGGTGGCGCGGCCCGGCCTTCGGACCCCGCGCACCGCCGCATGTTGGACACGCTGGCGCGCTTCATGCGCGTCGCGTTCGCACCCAGGGATTGA
- a CDS encoding SDR family NAD(P)-dependent oxidoreductase, with protein sequence MELGITGKTALVTGSSRGIGRAIATVLSREGARVCVCARHLEPLEAIAKELRSEGAQVATVVADVATQEGAYLAVDSAVRAFGSLDILVNNVGGSGGAGAFDAASTQQWNDVLQRNLMSAVWCSQRAVPVMRQRGGSIVHISSIFGREYATSAPYSAAKAGLVALTKEMAVDLASHRVRVNSVAPGSIFFPGGSWDKRQQHDPEAVAKMVREQIPWGRFGTPEEVADVVAFLCSERAKWVTGATLPVDGGQGRAY encoded by the coding sequence ATGGAACTCGGAATCACGGGGAAGACAGCGCTCGTCACCGGCAGCAGCCGGGGCATCGGGAGGGCCATCGCCACGGTGCTGTCGCGCGAGGGCGCCCGGGTGTGCGTGTGCGCGCGCCACCTGGAGCCGCTGGAGGCCATCGCGAAGGAGCTGCGCTCCGAGGGCGCCCAGGTGGCCACGGTGGTCGCGGACGTGGCCACGCAGGAGGGCGCGTACCTGGCGGTGGACTCCGCGGTGCGCGCCTTCGGCTCGCTGGACATCCTGGTGAACAACGTGGGCGGCAGCGGCGGCGCGGGCGCCTTCGACGCGGCCAGCACCCAGCAGTGGAACGACGTCCTCCAGCGCAACCTGATGTCCGCCGTGTGGTGCAGCCAGCGCGCGGTGCCGGTGATGCGCCAGCGCGGCGGCAGCATCGTGCACATCAGCTCCATCTTCGGCCGCGAGTACGCCACCAGCGCGCCCTACAGCGCCGCCAAGGCGGGCCTCGTCGCGCTCACCAAGGAGATGGCCGTGGACCTGGCGTCCCACCGCGTCCGCGTCAACTCCGTGGCCCCGGGCTCCATCTTCTTCCCCGGCGGCAGCTGGGACAAACGCCAGCAGCACGACCCGGAGGCGGTGGCGAAGATGGTGCGCGAGCAGATTCCCTGGGGCCGCTTCGGCACGCCGGAGGAGGTGGCGGACGTGGTCGCCTTCCTCTGCTCCGAGCGGGCGAAGTGGGTGACCGGCGCCACCCTCCCCGTGGACGGCGGACAGGGCCGTGCCTACTAG
- a CDS encoding sterol desaturase family protein: protein MDMTHIPDLITPAIPVFVITVIAEVFWVRRLRQERGESIKGHTWKDTLASLSMGLGNVAVGVFWKGVAFAGYAALYHLTPLRMGHGLVAWVLLFFMEDLCYYAFHRVHHESRFFWASHVVHHSSQHYNLSTALRQTWTPMTGWVFWAPLALLGFSPEMIVTQQAVSLLYQYWIHTEAINRLPRPVEWLFNTPSHHRAHHASNAAYIDVNYAGILIIWDRLFGTFVPETERPIYGLTKNLTTHNPVRIAFHEFAAIVKDAARPGPLSQRLGYIFRNPAWKPKEAPPAAGPPTVEAANPAP from the coding sequence ATGGACATGACGCACATCCCCGACCTCATCACCCCGGCCATCCCGGTGTTCGTCATCACCGTCATCGCCGAGGTCTTCTGGGTGAGGAGGCTGCGGCAGGAACGTGGCGAAAGCATCAAGGGCCACACGTGGAAGGACACGCTGGCCAGCCTCTCCATGGGCCTGGGCAACGTGGCGGTGGGCGTGTTCTGGAAGGGCGTGGCCTTCGCGGGCTACGCGGCGCTCTACCACCTGACGCCCTTGCGCATGGGCCACGGGCTGGTGGCGTGGGTGCTGCTCTTCTTCATGGAAGACCTCTGCTACTACGCCTTCCACCGCGTCCACCACGAGAGCCGCTTCTTCTGGGCGTCGCACGTGGTGCACCACTCCAGCCAGCACTACAACCTGTCCACGGCGCTGCGGCAGACGTGGACGCCCATGACGGGCTGGGTGTTCTGGGCGCCGCTGGCGCTGCTGGGCTTCTCCCCGGAGATGATCGTCACGCAGCAGGCGGTGAGCCTGCTGTACCAGTACTGGATCCACACGGAGGCCATCAACCGGCTGCCGCGTCCGGTGGAGTGGCTGTTCAACACGCCCTCGCACCACCGCGCGCACCACGCATCCAACGCGGCCTACATCGACGTGAACTACGCGGGCATCCTCATCATCTGGGACCGGCTCTTCGGCACGTTCGTCCCGGAGACCGAGCGCCCCATCTACGGGCTGACGAAGAACCTCACCACGCACAACCCGGTGCGCATCGCGTTCCATGAGTTCGCCGCCATCGTGAAGGACGCGGCCCGCCCCGGACCGCTGAGCCAGCGGCTGGGCTACATCTTCCGAAACCCGGCATGGAAGCCCAAGGAGGCGCCGCCGGCGGCGGGGCCCCCCACCGTGGAGGCCGCCAACCCGGCGCCTTGA
- a CDS encoding GTPase yields the protein MDDTRLPDPEALRPLLTDALSLPALKPHGPRLERLLEDYARGIARRDAPLVVALVGATGAGKSTLLNALSGQHLSREGVDRPTSTASTLFAPEGMATDELARTGARVVRYTPGPQGLWSGQVFIDTPDLNSVATAHREVARAALDKADVALVVMHRGSVAEATQVEFLAEFARRRALVFILNFADELSADSRDALKSQVRRLATQHYGLAAEDVPVFAISARAAKDGQDVSGEFGPLLFHLRGLATQAVAARVRHTNALGALEELASIIQRALDDTDALLAKTRTALDAGLARAAEALQADFDARLSLAHGHLASEVRRQAAGRFWGPAAWGLRLSLWGASGMGAGALVARRSLPAGLAVAAASTVVDAVRDRTRARAAEVAVVEPFEDDFLAESAARTALAEARSVARTQGLEAESLGVPDVEAMLAELRVARAGAWRYTASTAVAEAVARWWRTARWLVLPLINLPLLALLAHVGYRVVRGYVEGPLLPLEYFLNAGAFFGLLAGAGALLASASLVGAARHAGRAGRSRFVEALAALGGRLGEAVEEGLGTGRQAARRILERIRVLG from the coding sequence GTGGACGACACCCGCCTTCCCGACCCTGAAGCCCTCCGGCCGCTGCTCACCGACGCGCTGTCGCTGCCCGCGCTCAAGCCCCATGGCCCGCGCCTGGAGCGCCTGCTGGAGGACTACGCGCGGGGCATCGCCCGGAGGGACGCGCCGCTCGTCGTCGCGCTGGTGGGCGCCACCGGCGCGGGCAAGTCCACCCTGCTCAACGCCCTCTCCGGCCAGCACCTCTCCCGCGAGGGCGTGGACCGCCCCACCAGCACCGCCTCCACCCTCTTCGCGCCGGAGGGCATGGCCACGGACGAGCTGGCCCGCACCGGCGCGCGCGTCGTGCGCTACACGCCCGGCCCCCAGGGCCTGTGGAGCGGCCAGGTCTTCATCGACACGCCGGACCTGAACAGCGTGGCCACGGCGCACCGCGAGGTCGCGCGCGCCGCGCTGGACAAGGCCGACGTGGCGCTCGTGGTCATGCACCGGGGCAGCGTCGCGGAGGCCACCCAGGTGGAGTTCCTCGCCGAGTTCGCCCGCCGCCGCGCGCTCGTCTTCATCCTCAACTTCGCGGACGAGCTCTCCGCCGACTCGCGCGACGCGCTGAAGTCCCAGGTCCGCCGCCTGGCCACCCAGCACTACGGCCTGGCCGCGGAGGACGTCCCCGTCTTCGCCATCAGCGCGCGCGCCGCGAAGGACGGCCAGGACGTCTCCGGCGAGTTCGGCCCGCTCCTCTTCCACCTGCGCGGGCTGGCCACCCAGGCCGTGGCCGCGCGCGTGCGCCACACCAACGCGCTGGGCGCGCTGGAGGAGCTCGCCTCCATCATCCAGAGGGCGCTCGATGACACGGACGCGCTGCTCGCGAAGACGCGCACCGCGCTGGACGCGGGGCTCGCTCGCGCGGCGGAGGCGCTCCAGGCGGACTTCGACGCGCGGCTGTCCCTGGCCCACGGACACCTGGCGTCGGAGGTGCGCCGTCAGGCCGCGGGCCGCTTCTGGGGCCCCGCCGCGTGGGGACTGCGGCTGTCGTTGTGGGGAGCGTCCGGCATGGGCGCGGGCGCGCTGGTGGCCCGGCGCAGCCTGCCCGCGGGGCTCGCGGTGGCGGCGGCCTCCACGGTGGTGGACGCGGTGAGGGACCGCACCCGCGCCCGCGCCGCGGAGGTGGCCGTGGTGGAGCCCTTCGAGGACGACTTCCTCGCGGAGTCCGCCGCTCGCACCGCCCTGGCGGAGGCGCGCAGCGTGGCGCGCACGCAGGGACTGGAGGCGGAGAGCCTGGGCGTGCCGGACGTGGAGGCGATGCTGGCGGAGCTGCGCGTGGCCCGCGCGGGCGCGTGGCGCTACACGGCCTCCACCGCCGTCGCGGAGGCCGTGGCCCGCTGGTGGCGCACGGCCCGGTGGCTGGTGCTGCCGCTCATCAACCTGCCCCTGCTCGCGCTGCTGGCGCACGTGGGCTACCGCGTGGTGCGCGGATACGTCGAAGGCCCCCTGTTGCCATTGGAGTACTTCCTCAACGCGGGGGCCTTCTTCGGGCTGCTCGCGGGCGCCGGAGCGCTGCTCGCGTCAGCGAGTCTCGTCGGAGCCGCTCGCCATGCGGGGCGTGCGGGCCGGAGCCGCTTTGTCGAGGCCCTCGCCGCCCTGGGCGGGAGGCTGGGAGAGGCCGTCGAGGAGGGCCTTGGCACCGGGCGGCAGGCCGCGCGACGCATCCTGGAGCGTATTCGCGTTCTCGGGTGA
- a CDS encoding nodulation S family protein: protein MKPASALLRPPPLASREAEDPWGPDTLGCVRSRDDVTLASLPHARYRSGLEIGGNIGLLTEKLQSRCDALLSLESSGSAQARAIHRCRHLSHIRFEQTDILVRYPAQTFDLTLVAGRAAYWNLREMALAQQRILEHLEPGGHLVLVHWTGQTRDMCLDGHAVHDAFRQLAPTHLRHLRGVMEGAWRLDVFERL from the coding sequence ATGAAACCAGCCTCCGCCCTCCTGCGGCCCCCGCCCCTTGCCTCCCGGGAGGCCGAGGATCCGTGGGGCCCCGACACGCTGGGCTGCGTGCGCAGCCGCGACGACGTCACGCTGGCCTCGCTCCCCCACGCGCGCTACCGCTCCGGCCTGGAGATTGGCGGCAACATCGGGCTGCTCACGGAGAAGCTCCAGTCGCGCTGTGACGCCCTGCTCTCCCTGGAGTCCTCCGGGTCCGCCCAGGCCCGCGCCATCCACCGCTGCCGCCACCTGTCGCACATCCGCTTCGAGCAGACGGACATCCTGGTGCGCTACCCCGCGCAGACCTTCGACCTCACCCTGGTGGCCGGACGCGCCGCCTACTGGAACCTCCGCGAGATGGCGCTCGCGCAGCAGCGCATCCTGGAACACCTGGAGCCCGGCGGGCACCTGGTGCTCGTGCACTGGACCGGCCAGACGCGCGACATGTGCCTGGACGGTCACGCGGTCCACGACGCCTTCCGCCAGCTCGCCCCCACGCACCTGCGCCACCTGCGCGGCGTGATGGAGGGCGCCTGGCGCCTGGACGTCTTCGAACGCCTTTGA
- a CDS encoding di-heme oxidoredictase family protein, whose product MSRSRLTGIALAFLAVSCLAVQTAEAATYGVTPSGSSAVFYVDTTDWADIHYKLNDGGQLNIRMAVTGGRNQYTVTGLSNGNYIDYFFTYWDVSCACARDTAWTRYTHTGTGGGTDAGTGTPDAGTPDAGPPPSGDAGPVVPLFTSATALEPATVETTATAIITRVGDRVRDRHMREDQYQAYDHYLKLYFEKRTHWIEIVDEVAKGGSTITVNLYTLYPYDSPDFRAFFRGINTVAEYWHNADFVKVNDYKYTSSVNFNAKEGRAIRVGDRMELEIGVFLQQPVEGRFNYYSTAMLYIVGQGGLLPFEGQGSLRDSFPLPEKAWAGGRGTLHTPFSNEPDNRFLQMPTNLAPVNAQPFVEGRRLHHTNFRDGSHSEPDNPIFTAQANKLGNNYVNVSCVSCHKQNGRGLPPATTNTTLENYVVKVGKVNGSTVTGDPALGFRLQPRAVSGTPEADVRISGWTTTSGTLRDGTAYQLRKPNYSFLNVTPTNFSPRISPQLIGMGLLEAVPESQIAGLADPNDANGDGISGRMQTVTDPETGVTRLGRFGWKAGTARVKHQVAEALNSDMGVTTNVFKAMDCGSAQQGCAGTSVELADSDLDKLTRYIALLGVPARRDHSDATAMQGETVFNNAGCAKCHAPTLTTSQYAAMNEFRNQTIHPYTDLLLHDMGAGLADNLPEGQASGAEWRTPPLWGIGLTAGVSGGEAYLHDGRARSVTEAILWHGGEGEAAKQAFVNLSAADRNALLKFVNSL is encoded by the coding sequence ATGAGCCGAAGCAGACTCACGGGAATCGCGCTCGCATTCCTGGCCGTCAGTTGTCTGGCGGTGCAAACCGCAGAAGCCGCCACGTATGGCGTTACGCCGTCTGGCTCCTCCGCCGTCTTCTACGTCGACACGACGGACTGGGCGGACATCCACTACAAGCTCAACGACGGAGGACAGCTCAACATCCGCATGGCGGTGACGGGCGGACGCAACCAGTACACCGTCACGGGCCTGAGCAACGGCAACTACATCGACTACTTCTTCACGTACTGGGACGTGTCCTGCGCCTGCGCTCGGGACACGGCCTGGACGCGCTACACGCATACCGGCACCGGCGGCGGCACGGACGCGGGCACCGGTACGCCGGACGCGGGCACGCCCGACGCGGGCCCTCCTCCCAGCGGCGACGCAGGCCCGGTGGTGCCGCTGTTCACCAGCGCCACCGCGCTGGAGCCGGCCACGGTGGAGACCACCGCCACCGCCATCATCACCCGCGTGGGCGACCGCGTTCGCGACCGCCACATGCGCGAGGACCAGTACCAGGCCTACGACCACTACCTGAAGCTGTACTTCGAGAAGCGCACCCACTGGATCGAGATCGTGGATGAGGTGGCCAAGGGCGGCAGCACCATCACGGTGAACCTGTACACCCTCTACCCGTACGACTCGCCGGACTTCCGCGCGTTCTTCCGCGGCATCAACACGGTGGCCGAGTACTGGCACAACGCGGACTTCGTGAAGGTCAACGACTACAAGTACACGTCGTCGGTGAACTTCAACGCGAAGGAAGGCCGCGCCATCCGCGTGGGCGACCGGATGGAGCTGGAGATTGGCGTCTTCCTCCAGCAGCCGGTGGAAGGCCGCTTCAACTACTACTCCACGGCGATGCTCTACATCGTGGGCCAGGGCGGCCTGCTGCCCTTCGAGGGCCAGGGCTCGCTGCGCGACTCCTTCCCGCTGCCGGAGAAGGCCTGGGCGGGCGGCCGCGGCACGCTGCACACGCCGTTCTCCAACGAGCCGGACAACCGCTTCCTCCAGATGCCCACGAACCTGGCGCCGGTGAACGCGCAGCCCTTCGTCGAGGGCCGCCGCCTGCACCACACGAACTTCCGCGACGGCAGCCACTCCGAGCCGGACAACCCCATCTTCACGGCGCAGGCGAACAAGCTGGGGAACAACTACGTCAACGTGTCCTGCGTCTCCTGCCACAAGCAGAACGGCCGCGGCCTGCCGCCCGCCACCACGAACACCACGCTGGAGAACTACGTGGTGAAGGTGGGCAAGGTGAACGGCAGCACCGTGACGGGGGACCCCGCGCTGGGCTTCCGCCTGCAGCCGCGCGCGGTCAGCGGCACGCCGGAGGCGGACGTGCGCATCAGCGGCTGGACGACCACGAGCGGCACGCTGCGCGACGGCACGGCGTACCAGCTGCGCAAGCCCAACTACAGCTTCCTCAACGTGACGCCGACGAACTTCTCGCCGCGCATCTCGCCGCAGCTGATTGGCATGGGCCTGCTGGAGGCGGTGCCCGAGTCGCAGATCGCCGGCCTCGCGGACCCGAACGACGCGAACGGCGACGGCATCTCCGGCCGCATGCAGACGGTGACGGACCCGGAGACGGGCGTCACCCGCCTGGGCCGCTTCGGCTGGAAGGCGGGCACGGCGCGCGTGAAGCACCAGGTGGCCGAGGCGCTCAACAGCGACATGGGCGTGACGACCAACGTGTTCAAGGCGATGGACTGCGGCTCGGCGCAGCAGGGCTGCGCGGGCACGAGCGTGGAGCTGGCCGACAGCGACCTGGACAAGCTCACCCGCTACATCGCGCTGTTGGGCGTGCCCGCGCGCCGCGACCACTCGGACGCGACGGCGATGCAGGGTGAGACGGTGTTCAACAACGCGGGCTGCGCGAAGTGCCACGCGCCCACGCTGACCACCAGCCAGTACGCGGCGATGAACGAGTTCCGCAACCAGACCATCCACCCGTACACGGACCTGCTCCTGCACGACATGGGCGCGGGCCTGGCGGACAACCTGCCGGAAGGCCAGGCCTCCGGCGCCGAGTGGCGCACGCCGCCGCTCTGGGGCATTGGCCTGACGGCGGGCGTGTCCGGCGGTGAGGCGTACCTGCACGACGGCCGCGCGCGCAGCGTCACCGAGGCCATCCTCTGGCACGGCGGCGAGGGCGAGGCCGCCAAGCAGGCCTTCGTGAACCTCAGCGCCGCGGACCGCAACGCGCTCCTGAAGTTCGTCAACTCGCTGTAA
- a CDS encoding glucose-6-phosphate isomerase, with amino-acid sequence MTERELWERYQRHLCVVPSVGLTLDISRMNFGADFLDGMRSRMDAAFQAMDALEKGAIANPDEKRRVGHYWLRAPELAPDAELKKAITDMQAQVAAFARDVHAGKVKPAKARKFTQVLIVGIGGSALGPQLVADALGSGRDAMQVHFLDNTDPDGMDRVLNGLGERLAETLTVVISKSGGTKETRNGMLEAEAAYKQRGLDFGAHAVAVTGDGSELDAYARGHQWLRTFPMWDWVGGRTSVMSAVGLVPAYLQGLDVDGFLAGAKDMDAATRGHDVAANPAALLALMWFHAGGGRGQKDMVILPYKDRLMLMSKYLQQLVMESLGKELSLDGKVVNQGIAVYGNKGSTDQHAYVQQLREGVNNFFVTFVEVLKDRDGRSLAVEGENTSGDYLLGFLLGTRRALFEKGRESMTLTVPDVSARTLGALIALYERAVGFYASLVNINAYHQPGVEAGKKAAGRVLELQGKLLAKLKAAKAEARSAEQLAQDIGAADEVETVFKLLEHLSANSDHGVKRSGGARPAEARFQAG; translated from the coding sequence ATGACGGAGCGCGAGTTGTGGGAGCGGTACCAGCGGCACCTGTGCGTCGTCCCTTCCGTGGGGCTCACGCTGGACATCTCCCGCATGAACTTCGGCGCGGACTTCCTGGACGGGATGCGCTCGCGCATGGACGCGGCCTTCCAGGCCATGGACGCGCTGGAGAAGGGCGCCATCGCCAATCCGGATGAGAAGCGCCGCGTGGGCCACTACTGGCTGCGCGCCCCGGAGCTGGCGCCGGACGCGGAGCTGAAGAAGGCCATCACGGACATGCAGGCCCAGGTGGCCGCGTTCGCGAGGGACGTGCACGCGGGCAAGGTGAAGCCCGCGAAGGCGCGGAAGTTCACGCAGGTGCTGATCGTCGGCATCGGCGGCTCCGCGCTGGGTCCGCAGCTGGTGGCGGACGCGCTGGGCAGCGGCCGGGACGCCATGCAGGTGCACTTCCTGGACAACACGGACCCGGACGGGATGGACCGCGTGCTCAACGGCCTGGGCGAGCGGCTGGCGGAGACGCTCACCGTGGTCATCAGCAAGTCCGGCGGCACCAAGGAGACGCGCAACGGCATGCTGGAGGCGGAGGCCGCCTACAAGCAGCGCGGCCTGGACTTCGGCGCGCACGCGGTGGCGGTGACGGGCGACGGCAGCGAGCTGGACGCCTACGCCAGGGGCCACCAGTGGCTGCGCACCTTCCCCATGTGGGACTGGGTTGGCGGGCGCACGTCGGTGATGTCGGCGGTGGGGCTGGTGCCGGCGTACCTGCAGGGGCTGGACGTGGACGGCTTCCTCGCGGGCGCGAAGGACATGGACGCGGCGACGCGCGGGCATGACGTGGCGGCGAACCCGGCGGCGCTGCTCGCGCTGATGTGGTTCCACGCGGGCGGCGGCAGGGGCCAGAAGGACATGGTCATCCTGCCGTACAAGGACCGGCTGATGCTGATGTCCAAGTACCTCCAGCAGCTGGTGATGGAGTCGCTGGGCAAGGAGCTGTCGCTGGACGGCAAGGTCGTGAACCAGGGCATCGCCGTCTATGGCAACAAGGGCTCCACGGATCAGCACGCCTACGTGCAGCAGCTGCGCGAGGGCGTGAACAACTTCTTCGTCACCTTCGTGGAGGTGCTGAAGGACCGCGACGGCAGGTCCCTGGCGGTGGAGGGTGAGAACACCAGCGGCGACTACCTGCTGGGGTTCCTGTTGGGCACGCGCCGGGCGCTGTTCGAGAAGGGCCGCGAGTCGATGACGCTCACCGTGCCGGACGTGAGCGCGCGCACGCTGGGGGCGCTGATCGCCCTGTACGAGCGGGCGGTGGGCTTCTACGCGAGCCTGGTGAACATCAACGCCTATCACCAGCCGGGCGTGGAGGCGGGCAAGAAGGCCGCGGGGCGCGTGCTGGAGCTGCAGGGCAAGCTGCTGGCGAAGCTGAAGGCGGCGAAGGCGGAGGCGCGCTCGGCGGAGCAGCTGGCGCAGGACATCGGCGCGGCGGATGAAGTGGAGACGGTGTTCAAGCTGCTGGAGCACCTGTCCGCGAACAGCGACCACGGCGTGAAGCGCTCGGGCGGCGCGCGTCCGGCGGAGGCCCGCTTCCAGGCCGGCTGA
- a CDS encoding SRPBCC domain-containing protein, producing MSDLALEWRLPAPPDAVFPALSEPALIRRWFGAPPGCHRTHAPDPGALGQPYRVGLRDAAGRPFAQVGCIVEVEPGRFLALEMDWEGGPMPRGRTRAELTFHAADEGTRLELRQGPFPDDAARDAHRAYWEACLGRLARVVAGEAVPCFEEFWEESRGYVGPLAVAAYAVLAGLREAGAPKETVAQVEDVLYTHLPRLREDTADVLGAVLQSRVEGEPER from the coding sequence GTGAGCGACCTCGCGCTGGAGTGGAGGCTGCCCGCGCCGCCGGACGCGGTGTTCCCCGCCTTGTCGGAGCCCGCGCTCATCCGCCGCTGGTTCGGAGCGCCGCCGGGCTGCCACCGCACGCACGCGCCGGATCCGGGCGCGCTGGGCCAGCCCTACCGGGTGGGCCTGCGGGACGCGGCGGGCCGCCCGTTCGCGCAGGTGGGCTGCATCGTGGAGGTGGAGCCGGGGCGCTTCCTGGCGCTGGAGATGGACTGGGAGGGCGGGCCCATGCCGCGGGGGCGCACCCGGGCGGAGCTGACCTTCCATGCGGCGGACGAGGGCACGCGGCTGGAGCTGCGCCAGGGCCCGTTCCCGGACGACGCGGCCCGGGACGCGCACCGCGCCTACTGGGAGGCGTGCCTGGGGCGGCTGGCGCGCGTGGTGGCGGGCGAGGCGGTGCCGTGCTTCGAGGAGTTCTGGGAGGAGTCGCGCGGCTACGTGGGGCCGCTGGCGGTGGCCGCCTACGCGGTGCTGGCGGGGCTGCGCGAGGCGGGCGCGCCGAAGGAGACGGTGGCCCAGGTGGAGGACGTGCTCTACACGCACCTGCCGCGGCTGCGCGAGGACACCGCGGACGTGCTGGGCGCGGTGCTCCAGTCGCGGGTGGAGGGCGAGCCGGAGCGCTGA
- a CDS encoding 2OG-Fe(II) oxygenase: MRFQPPWGGAFRLDTFFHRTPDALPEETMASIRSAILGSSLLGESNLSGQFSGTYGFSLTFRRDALPEVHQRFPAFAPYLAKTLLPECNAFLLNPLLVGQGRNVAAHIDRSLEFYGPSIGCPVAVSVLYVQVPKELRGGALRLYHRGGQVAELKPQQNALVMFRGDLLHEVEAVTSGAPGLSDSRISLVVEQYRAPEDLLANVPRFELRTRSGVRA, from the coding sequence ATGCGCTTCCAGCCACCGTGGGGTGGAGCCTTCCGGCTCGACACCTTCTTCCACCGCACCCCGGACGCCCTGCCCGAGGAGACGATGGCCTCCATCCGCTCGGCCATCCTGGGCTCGTCGCTCCTGGGGGAGTCGAACCTGTCCGGGCAGTTCTCCGGCACGTACGGCTTCTCGCTGACGTTCCGCCGGGACGCGCTGCCGGAGGTCCACCAGCGCTTCCCGGCCTTCGCCCCGTACCTGGCGAAGACGCTGTTGCCGGAGTGCAACGCCTTCCTGCTCAACCCGCTGCTGGTGGGGCAGGGCCGGAACGTCGCGGCGCACATCGACCGGAGTCTTGAATTCTACGGCCCGAGCATCGGCTGCCCGGTGGCGGTGAGCGTGCTGTATGTCCAGGTTCCGAAGGAACTCCGGGGCGGGGCGCTGAGGCTGTACCACCGGGGAGGGCAGGTGGCGGAGCTGAAGCCGCAACAGAACGCGCTGGTGATGTTCCGGGGCGACCTGCTGCACGAGGTGGAGGCCGTCACCTCCGGCGCGCCGGGGCTCTCGGACTCGCGGATCAGCCTGGTGGTGGAGCAGTACCGCGCGCCGGAGGACTTGCTGGCGAACGTGCCGCGCTTCGAGCTGCGCACGCGCTCGGGGGTGCGGGCGTGA